The Paraconexibacter algicola genome includes the window GGTGATACGCACGAGACCGAAGTCCGCCGGCCGCGGGGCGGGATGCCGGAGTGACACCGCGAGGGCGAGCGGGACGACGATGAGGAGCACGTCCTGCCAGAGCGTGGCGAGCAGCGCACCGTTCGCCGAGAGCTCGCGTCCCGGCTCCCCCGCGCCGGTGGCCACGACGACGATCGCGCCCCCGGCGCCCGCGAGAGCAAAGGTCGCAAAGGGTGCGATCACGCACCACCAGGGGGGCCACGAGTCCCGGTTCACCGGGTCCAGCGTACTACTACGGGGGATAGGAGATCAGCTGGTGGCCGGTCGTGCCCTTCGTGGACGAGGCCACAGAGCGACGACGGCGATGGCGCCGGCGATGCCGGCGATGACGGTCGGATGAAGGTGGCCGTCGCAGCCCACGCCGGGCGCACAGGTCGTGCTCGACGTGATGAGGATCGAGGCGGCGATGAGGCTCGCGACCGCCACGGCGATCGCGGGGATCTCCGTCGCCGGCAGGACGCGGCGGTCGCGCCCGAGCAGCCCGTCGACACGGGCCGCGTGAATGCCGCCGTCGGGCCAGGTCTCGCCCTCGAGCAGAGCCCCGGCGAGCGCCTGCGGGCTCGCGGTGAGCAACGCCGCCCGGTCGGCCGCGAGCTCGCGGCGGATCTCGCAGGCATCGGCCAGACGCCGGGCGCTGCCGAGGTCGAAGCCCTCGGCCAGCGCCCGAGCGAGCATCGCGCGGGCCGGGTCGCGCCGCCGCGCGTGGTGGCGCTCGTGCTCGAGCACTGCGACCAGTTCCTGCGGAGAGAGGGCCTGCACGGTCCCGGTCGAGAGGAGGACGGTCGGGCGGAGGACCCCGACGCAGCCGACCACTTGGCGCGGGTCGTCGATGAGACGGACAGAATGGCCTCCGACGACCTGCGCCCGGGACCCGCGTTCTACGGCTCGCCGCAGCGCTCGGGTCTCGAGCGCGCAGCGGATGAGTTCCCGGCCGGTGCGAATCAGGACCACGCCGCCTGCGGTGGCGAGCCCGGCGGCAAGGATGCGCACCGCCGTCGAGGGGTGATGGAACGCGACCGCGTCCAACGCGAAGGCCACGGCCGCGCAGAACGACGCGAGCAGGACGACCGCGGCGACGCCGG containing:
- a CDS encoding M48 family metalloprotease, translating into MDAVAFHHPSTAVRILAAGLATAGGVVLIRTGRELIRCALETRALRRAVERGSRAQVVGGHSVRLIDDPRQVVGCVGVLRPTVLLSTGTVQALSPQELVAVLEHERHHARRRDPARAMLARALAEGFDLGSARRLADACEIRRELAADRAALLTASPQALAGALLEGETWPDGGIHAARVDGLLGRDRRVLPATEIPAIAVAVASLIAASILITSSTTCAPGVGCDGHLHPTVIAGIAGAIAVVALWPRPRRARPATS